A portion of the Pangasianodon hypophthalmus isolate fPanHyp1 chromosome 20, fPanHyp1.pri, whole genome shotgun sequence genome contains these proteins:
- the prickle2b gene encoding prickle-like protein 2b isoform X3, giving the protein MPLEMEKTVSKLLYDFQRNSTSDDDSGCALEEYAWVPPGLKPEQVHQYYSSLPEEKVPYVNSAGEKHRIKQLLHQLPPHDNEVRYCSSLDDEEKRELKLFSNQRKRENLGRGNVRPFPVTMTGAICEQCGGQINGGDIAVFASRAGHGVCWHPQCFVCSTCDELLVDLIYFYHEGKIYCGRHHAERLKPRCSACDEIIFADECTEAEGRHWHMKHFCCFECETVLGGQRYIMKEGRPYCCGCFESLYAEYCDSCGEHIGIDQGQMTYDGQHWHATEDCFCCARCKKSLLGRPFLPKQGQIFCSRACSVNEDANGSDSSDSAFQSGRTREARHSSSKSSKSSSNSNSGGNGSSGRYSADVDPLSLQMDLLSLSSQAPSLTREPPSWKKQTDRYGYESRNESSPTPLQLLSQCNLRTSYAQQDSRPKESAQSKRPPISALKGHSFNENWLQPEPEDHYPSELKAQASFNELPSNGFMDKRSISMHAFQREREREREREVAAQLGRSRNPISALSFSEQLTPLEQTPRGSMESLALSNATGTSADGGGKRQEHLSRFSMPDLSKDSGMNISEKSNMGTLNSSVQFHSSESLHSLTTGQPYLEMEPPVQVKYPLPYSQQSPGITILPPGFTYQEEDRASLVSSAHNARLAPMSERTHRRVLEPEEPRRRHHHRSRRSRRSRSENALNLAAQHRPVMPERSQLRVCEDYDRFPPPRGPRDPVNGGSRDSRLRQQPFRPCPRTTSDLTLQNPAPQRHMGRYAWDQYDYDDDWCSTCSSSSESEDEGYFLGEPIPKPVNLRYMTSEELLHKYSSTGLVGSGHLGTRGQLHTRKRRKSKNCIIS; this is encoded by the exons GTTCATCAGTATTACAGTTCTCTGCCTGAGGAGAAGGTGCCGTATGTGAACAGCGCTGGAGAGAAACACCGCATCAAACAGCTCCTGCACCAGCTGCCACCTCACGACAATGAG GTGCGGTATTGTAGCTCCCTGGATGATGAGGAGAAGAGGGAGCTGAAGCTCTTTAGTAAccagaggaagagggagaacCTGGGCCGGGGTAACGTCAGGCCTTTTCCCGTCACCATGACTGGAGCCATATGTGAACAG tGCGGTGGTCAGATTAACGGAGGCGACATCGCTGTTTTTGCATCTCGGGCGGGTCACGGTGTGTGCTGGCACCCTCAGTGCTTCGTGTGCAGCACGTGTGACGAGCTCCTGGTGGACCTCATTTACTTCTACCATGAGGGCAAAATCTATTGCGGCCGGCACCATGCCGAGAGACTGAAACCGCGATGTTCAGCATGCGACGAG ATCATCTTTGCGGATGAGTGCACAGAAGCAGAAGGCAGGCACTGGCACATGAAGCACTTCTGCTGTTTCGAGTGCGAGACGGTTTTGGGTGGCCAGCGCTACATCATGAAAGAGGGTCGGCCGTACTGCTGCGGATGTTTCGAGTCCCTCTACGCCGAGTACTGCGATTCCTGCGGAGAACATATAG GTATTGACCAGGGCCAGATGACGTACGACGGGCAGCACTGGCACGCCACTGAAGACTGCTTCTGCTGTGCACGCTGCAAGAAGTCCCTACTGGGTCGTCCATTTCTGCCCAAACAGGGTCAGATTTTCTGCTCGCGGGCTTGTAGCGTGAACGAGGACGCCAACGGGTCGGACTCCTCTGACTCGGCCTTCCAAAGTGGCCGAACCCGTGAGGCCAGGCACAGCAGTTCCAAATCCAGCAAGAGCAGTAGCAACAGCAACAGTGGTGGAAATGGTTCGAGTGGGCGCTATTCGGCTGACGTTGACCCTCTTTCCCTACAGATGGACCTGCTGAGTCTGTCGAGTCAGGCCCCAAGTCTGACCAGAGAACCTCCATCCTGGAAAAAGCAAACCGATAGATATGGCTACGAGAGTCGGAACGAATCTTCCCCAACTCCTCTGCAACTGCTGAGTCAGTGCAACCTCAGAACATCCTATGCCCAACAAGACAGCAGGCCCAAAGAGTCTGCACAGTCCAAGAGACCTCCTATCTCTGCCCTCAAAGGACATTCATTTAATGAGAACTGGCTCCAGCCAGAACCGGAGGACCATTACCCATCTGAGCTGAAAGCACAGGCTAGCTTTAATGAGTTGCCATCCAATGGATTCATGGACAAGCGCTCTATCAGCATGCATGCCTttcagagggagagagagagggaaagagagagggaggttgCGGCTCAACTGGGCCGCAGCAGGAACCCCATCAGTGCACTTAGCTTTAGTGAACAGCTAACACCACTGGAACAAACACCTCGCGGTTCCATGGAGTCACTAGCTCTGTCAAATGCTACAG GTACCTCGGCAGACGGTGGTGGTAAGAGGCAGGAGCATTTGTCTCGCTTCTCTATGCCCGACTTGAGTAAAGACTCTGGCATGAACATCTCGGAGAAGAGCAACATGGGCACTCTGAACTCTTCAGTGCAGTTTCACAGCTCAGAATCTCTCCATAGCCTCACCACTGGGCAGCCGTACCTGGAGATGGAGCCACCCGTGCAGGTGAAATATCCACTACCGTATTCCCAGCAGTCTCCTGGAATCACCATTCTACCACCCGGCTTCACCTATCAGGAAGAGGACAGGGCGAGTTTAGTGAGCAGCGCTCACAATGCCCGTCTGGCACCCATGAGTGAACGGACTCACCGGCGTGTTCTTGAACCGGAAGAGCCACGACGAAGGCATCATCACCGCTCCCGCCGTTCCCGTCGTTCTCGTTCTGAAAACGCACTCAATCTGGCGGCCCAACATCGTCCGGTGATGCCAGAGCGATCACAGTTACGCGTATGTGAGGATTATGATCGGTTTCCTCCTCCGCGTGGTCCGCGGGATCCAGTAAATGGTGGGAGTAGAGATTCTAGATTGAGACAGCAGCCTTTCAGGCCATGCCCTCGCACAACTTCAGACCTTACGCTTCAGAACCCAGCTCCACAGCGCCACATGGGTCGCTATGCCTGGGATCAGTACGATTATGATGACGACTGGTGCTCTACCTGTTCTTCGTCTTCTGAATCCGAGGACGAAGGCTATTTCCTGGGAGAGCCAATCCCCAAGCCAGTTAACCTAAGGTATATGACCAGTGAGGAGTTACTGCACAAGTACAGTTCTACCGGACTCGTAGGATCTGGTCACCTGGGAACTCGAGGACAGTTACACACTCGCAAGCGCAGGAAGAGCAAAAACTGTATTATCTCCTAA
- the prickle2b gene encoding prickle-like protein 2b isoform X2: protein MSTERLFLPLSSHGKRKICLHCKCPREDHAVTAMPLEMEKTVSKLLYDFQRNSTSDDDSGCALEEYAWVPPGLKPEQVHQYYSSLPEEKVPYVNSAGEKHRIKQLLHQLPPHDNEVRYCSSLDDEEKRELKLFSNQRKRENLGRGNVRPFPVTMTGAICEQCGGQINGGDIAVFASRAGHGVCWHPQCFVCSTCDELLVDLIYFYHEGKIYCGRHHAERLKPRCSACDEIIFADECTEAEGRHWHMKHFCCFECETVLGGQRYIMKEGRPYCCGCFESLYAEYCDSCGEHIGIDQGQMTYDGQHWHATEDCFCCARCKKSLLGRPFLPKQGQIFCSRACSVNEDANGSDSSDSAFQSGRTREARHSSSKSSKSSSNSNSGGNGSSGRYSADVDPLSLQMDLLSLSSQAPSLTREPPSWKKQTDRYGYESRNESSPTPLQLLSQCNLRTSYAQQDSRPKESAQSKRPPISALKGHSFNENWLQPEPEDHYPSELKAQASFNELPSNGFMDKRSISMHAFQREREREREREVAAQLGRSRNPISALSFSEQLTPLEQTPRGSMESLALSNATGTSADGGGKRQEHLSRFSMPDLSKDSGMNISEKSNMGTLNSSVQFHSSESLHSLTTGQPYLEMEPPVQVKYPLPYSQQSPGITILPPGFTYQEEDRASLVSSAHNARLAPMSERTHRRVLEPEEPRRRHHHRSRRSRRSRSENALNLAAQHRPVMPERSQLRVCEDYDRFPPPRGPRDPVNGGSRDSRLRQQPFRPCPRTTSDLTLQNPAPQRHMGRYAWDQYDYDDDWCSTCSSSSESEDEGYFLGEPIPKPVNLRYMTSEELLHKYSSTGLVGSGHLGTRGQLHTRKRRKSKNCIIS, encoded by the exons GTTCATCAGTATTACAGTTCTCTGCCTGAGGAGAAGGTGCCGTATGTGAACAGCGCTGGAGAGAAACACCGCATCAAACAGCTCCTGCACCAGCTGCCACCTCACGACAATGAG GTGCGGTATTGTAGCTCCCTGGATGATGAGGAGAAGAGGGAGCTGAAGCTCTTTAGTAAccagaggaagagggagaacCTGGGCCGGGGTAACGTCAGGCCTTTTCCCGTCACCATGACTGGAGCCATATGTGAACAG tGCGGTGGTCAGATTAACGGAGGCGACATCGCTGTTTTTGCATCTCGGGCGGGTCACGGTGTGTGCTGGCACCCTCAGTGCTTCGTGTGCAGCACGTGTGACGAGCTCCTGGTGGACCTCATTTACTTCTACCATGAGGGCAAAATCTATTGCGGCCGGCACCATGCCGAGAGACTGAAACCGCGATGTTCAGCATGCGACGAG ATCATCTTTGCGGATGAGTGCACAGAAGCAGAAGGCAGGCACTGGCACATGAAGCACTTCTGCTGTTTCGAGTGCGAGACGGTTTTGGGTGGCCAGCGCTACATCATGAAAGAGGGTCGGCCGTACTGCTGCGGATGTTTCGAGTCCCTCTACGCCGAGTACTGCGATTCCTGCGGAGAACATATAG GTATTGACCAGGGCCAGATGACGTACGACGGGCAGCACTGGCACGCCACTGAAGACTGCTTCTGCTGTGCACGCTGCAAGAAGTCCCTACTGGGTCGTCCATTTCTGCCCAAACAGGGTCAGATTTTCTGCTCGCGGGCTTGTAGCGTGAACGAGGACGCCAACGGGTCGGACTCCTCTGACTCGGCCTTCCAAAGTGGCCGAACCCGTGAGGCCAGGCACAGCAGTTCCAAATCCAGCAAGAGCAGTAGCAACAGCAACAGTGGTGGAAATGGTTCGAGTGGGCGCTATTCGGCTGACGTTGACCCTCTTTCCCTACAGATGGACCTGCTGAGTCTGTCGAGTCAGGCCCCAAGTCTGACCAGAGAACCTCCATCCTGGAAAAAGCAAACCGATAGATATGGCTACGAGAGTCGGAACGAATCTTCCCCAACTCCTCTGCAACTGCTGAGTCAGTGCAACCTCAGAACATCCTATGCCCAACAAGACAGCAGGCCCAAAGAGTCTGCACAGTCCAAGAGACCTCCTATCTCTGCCCTCAAAGGACATTCATTTAATGAGAACTGGCTCCAGCCAGAACCGGAGGACCATTACCCATCTGAGCTGAAAGCACAGGCTAGCTTTAATGAGTTGCCATCCAATGGATTCATGGACAAGCGCTCTATCAGCATGCATGCCTttcagagggagagagagagggaaagagagagggaggttgCGGCTCAACTGGGCCGCAGCAGGAACCCCATCAGTGCACTTAGCTTTAGTGAACAGCTAACACCACTGGAACAAACACCTCGCGGTTCCATGGAGTCACTAGCTCTGTCAAATGCTACAG GTACCTCGGCAGACGGTGGTGGTAAGAGGCAGGAGCATTTGTCTCGCTTCTCTATGCCCGACTTGAGTAAAGACTCTGGCATGAACATCTCGGAGAAGAGCAACATGGGCACTCTGAACTCTTCAGTGCAGTTTCACAGCTCAGAATCTCTCCATAGCCTCACCACTGGGCAGCCGTACCTGGAGATGGAGCCACCCGTGCAGGTGAAATATCCACTACCGTATTCCCAGCAGTCTCCTGGAATCACCATTCTACCACCCGGCTTCACCTATCAGGAAGAGGACAGGGCGAGTTTAGTGAGCAGCGCTCACAATGCCCGTCTGGCACCCATGAGTGAACGGACTCACCGGCGTGTTCTTGAACCGGAAGAGCCACGACGAAGGCATCATCACCGCTCCCGCCGTTCCCGTCGTTCTCGTTCTGAAAACGCACTCAATCTGGCGGCCCAACATCGTCCGGTGATGCCAGAGCGATCACAGTTACGCGTATGTGAGGATTATGATCGGTTTCCTCCTCCGCGTGGTCCGCGGGATCCAGTAAATGGTGGGAGTAGAGATTCTAGATTGAGACAGCAGCCTTTCAGGCCATGCCCTCGCACAACTTCAGACCTTACGCTTCAGAACCCAGCTCCACAGCGCCACATGGGTCGCTATGCCTGGGATCAGTACGATTATGATGACGACTGGTGCTCTACCTGTTCTTCGTCTTCTGAATCCGAGGACGAAGGCTATTTCCTGGGAGAGCCAATCCCCAAGCCAGTTAACCTAAGGTATATGACCAGTGAGGAGTTACTGCACAAGTACAGTTCTACCGGACTCGTAGGATCTGGTCACCTGGGAACTCGAGGACAGTTACACACTCGCAAGCGCAGGAAGAGCAAAAACTGTATTATCTCCTAA